The Syntrophorhabdaceae bacterium genome segment GAGCCCTCCCGACAGGGTCGCCTGACTCGCACTTCCATTCAATATGTTCCATTTGGAGGTGTCAAGGCTCGTACCACTGAAACCGTCGTAAAAATCGAATACGAGCGACGGATCTCCATACATGGAACCACTCACTGCAGGCTGAGTAGCAATACCCATCTGGAAAGTGTCTCCCGTATAGGACAACACGTAAGTATCGCCGACCCGCGTGAGGGCCCCCCGGAAGCTATTGACGGCATCCCATCCGGAGGAAGCCACGGGCAGGAGCAATCCATGCTTTGAGAAGGTTTCACCATCCGTCGTTGTGGCATAGGCAGTTTGCCATGGTGAATCTTTGGTTGAGCTCGCGGCGTAGCCTATGTAATAAGTTCCCTGATACTCGTAAACCCAGGGATCTGCGATAGTTCCTGCGTCATATGATCCCGGGCTTCCGAAGGAGAGAACCGGATTACCCACATATTTTGTATATGGGCCGAGGATATTGTCAGCGTACGCATAACCGACCTGTTCGGTGGGAGGACCACTGCAAATACCTCCGTCATACTGTCCTCCGGTCGAGTCGGCCATATACATCATCCTCCATTTCCCATCAGCCGCTCGAGACACATAAGGCTCATCGACCCTGCAATTCTCCCATGAGCCGGGGGTAGGTTGCAGCACCGCAATGGGCGCACTGTAGGGACCGGTAACTGCCGTAGCGGTGATGACTGATATATTGATTGGCGGAGGCTGAGTAAAATCAGAGAAAAAGATATACCACATCCCCTCGTGATGCACGAGGCAAGGTGCAAGAGAGCCTATAACCGGTGAGTTGAACACATTCCCATGCCAGTGCCATGAAGCGGGATCGGCAGGAGTGTCGGACCAGACCAACCCTATACCGGCATTCCGGTAATTTGCAAATATCAACCAATAGTGTCCGGTAACGCTGTCATATACCATATTCTCTGCTAACAAACCGACCCCGGCGCCGGAATCACCGATAGGCCTTATCGGGTTTCCTGCTGCTCTTGTAAAAGGTCCCGTCGGCGGAAGTGGAATGGTTGAAGGGGTTGCACTCGGATTTCCCCAATAGAGAAACAAAGTACTATTTCCCACAGGTAAAGAGGGAACTTTTGCCCAAATGGTAGCCTGCTGAGAAGAGGAATCCCAGGCTTCGATCCAGAACGGAATCAATGTCACCCCATCTGCCGCAGTAATGCGCAAATCGCTTCCGTCAGCTTTTGCACCCGCAAAATAGAAGGTAGAATCCAGTTGTATCCTCGTTTGATACTCACTGAGGGCTGATTGACCCGCATTGGAAATTGTGACGGAACGACGATACGACCAATCCGGGTCGAACCATGATTGCGCAGAAGCACATGCAGGCCATAGAAATCCCAGGACTGCGACAATAACCCACATGGTCCTCAAGTTTTTCGAGATGTGGCGCCATCCATTTTCTTTTGGGTCTCTTCTCCGATGAAAAGGTAAAACGGCTTTATTCATTCTGCCTCTCCCTAAACACGTAATATTTATAACAGGAGGACCCGTTATTATCGCCGGATGTGTGCCCTGTAAATTTTTCCCGCCCGTCGATCGATCATTGAACAGGTTTTTCGCTATCACCGCACTTCTTGTTTGTCATTTATTAGAAGCTGAAATGGACTGGTAGTAGAACGGTCCCGGTTCGTGACCCCGGTTTTCCATTACTCCGGAAATCTCCTGAAGTTTCTCCGTTATTTGGTCGACATTGTTTACGATAAAGCGGATAATTTGGCAAGTGCGTTTGATATCGTCAATAGTTACGGCAGTGCCCGTAGGGAGGGCAAGCACCCTATCCGCAAGCATTTCCGTAACAGGCAACACTAGTCCCGCATGAGGAAAATAGGACCGATACGGTTCCATCCGGTGGCAGCCGGGATAGAAATAGCGACGCGCTAAAATATTTTCGGAATGTAAGATCTCCGCTACCCATTCTCTTGACACCCCGGTTATCGACTTATCTATTTCAAGGATTATATATTGATAATTAGATTTTTCCCAGGGATCATATTTAATGAGACTCACGCCGGGCAGGCCCTTTAATTCCTCCTCATAACATTGATAATTGCACCGGTTTACATTAATGAATTCATCTATGCTCTCGAGGTTGGTGAGGCCCATCGCCGCCGAAAGCTCATTCATCTTTCCGTTTGTTCCTACATAGATTACATTGTCATAACCGGAAAAGCCGAAATTCTTCATCAAGCGGATCCTTTCGGCCAGTTTATCGTCATTGGTGGCGATAGCGCCCCCTTCGCAGGCATTAAATATTTTTGTGGCGTGGAAACTAAATATCTCCGCGTTTCCAAAACTGCCGATCATCTTTTGTTTATAAGAACATCCGAAACTATGAGCGGCATCAAAAATGATCTTCAGTTGGTGGATGGACGCTATTTTTTCCAAAGATTCTATATCGCATGAACGTCCCCACAGATGTACCCCTATAATTCCGGTTGTTCGGGGAGTAATCATCTTTTCGACACATAATGGGTCAAGAGTATGAGTGTGGGGGTCAATATCACAGAAAACGGGGGTGATCTCCTGCCATTGTAGCGCATGTGCCGTGGCTACAAAAGTAAAGGAAGGCACGATCACCTCACCGCGCAATTCAAGAGCCCGTATGGCCACCTCGAGCGCAACGGTGCCGTTACACATGACAATGCAATTTTTGACGCCTAATCTATCGGAAAGATGTTGTTCGAGCTCCTGCACGTAAGGTCCGTTATTGCTCAGCCATCTTCTGTCAAGCATGTCTTCTATTCGTTTTAGGAAACGCTCCCGATTGCCGATATTCGGACGTCCGACATGGAGTGGCTCCCGAAATTCAGGAAGGCCGCCAAAGAATGCAAGATCCTCAATATTTGCTTTCGTATTCGACCTCTTCTTTATTTATTTTGGAAATGACAGAAAAGCGGCTCAATTAGGAGTAAAAATGTTTTGAAGTTCTTTCAGCACTCGAATGGGAAAGGGTATTGACAATTCTAGCCGGTACGCCATAAGCCAGGGTATTTTCCGGGATATCAGACAGAACTACCGCACCCGCCCCTATTATTGAGCCGGCACCAATCCGCACCTGGTCTTTTACGGTCGCACCGATCCCTATCCATGAGCCCCGGCCTACGATCACATTCCCCGCCATATGAACTCCCGGTGAAATGTGACACCCATCTTCAATCATGCACTCATGATCGATACTCGCACATGTATTGATAATGACGTTTTCTCCAATCGTGGAGCAGGGATTAACAACCGCTCCTGCCGCAACGACAGTGCCTGCGCCTATTTGAACATCATTGGCGACAATAGAGCGGGGATGTATGGCGGAGACCAGGGTAAAGCCTTTTTGCCGGACATGTGCGGAAATCAGGAGACGAGAAGCGCAGTCCCCAAACCCGAGAGTCATATTTTTTACACCCTTCTCGAGAAGGACGTCCAATTGTTCCTCTCCACCGATTATAGGAGCTCCACAGAAATTTGTGTGATGACTGAGATGATTTTCATTGTCGATAAAACCCAGGATTTCATATCCACCCATCAGGCGCAGAATGTCGGCCACAACCATGGCATGACCGGAAGCGCCCCAGATTACAATCTCTTCCGATTTCTTGGAAATAGCATTTTTGACACCATCCATTCTGATCGTACCCCCTTCAGATCCTGGTTCTTGAGCCGCCGGCCCCGCCTTGAGAGCGACTCCCGTGCATAGATGTGATATCGGAACGTGATTGCCTTAGTCCGGGAATTTGTCGGCCATCATCTCCTTTGAATAATTCCAACCCGCCCGGATTGGGTCCACTATGGCCCTTCGGCGGCCGGTTGAGATATATTCCTCCCGGCTGAGTGTCCCTCGTGATTGACACACCCGAGCCAATCACGCATTCCCGCCCGATCCTGATGCCTTCTTTGATGGTGGCGTTTGCCGCTATAAAAGCATACGCTCCGATTACCACGCCGCCCAGGAGTACCGCGCCGGGACCCACGAAGGAATGATCTTCCAATACCGCATGATGACCTATAACTACCGAAGATGTCACGATCACATTGTTGCCGATAGTGACGAAAGGCTGAACTGAGCTGTTTTCGCCTATTACGCTGTTTTTCCCGATTACCAGCCCGGGCCACGTGGAAGACCTTGAACTTATGAAGTTTATCAAGTCGTACCCTTTGGCTATTGACTGAAAGTATCTTTCTTCCCTCAGCCTGTTAAGACGTTGAAAGCTGACGGAGACGATCATCTTGAAACGGGAAGGAGGGAAAACGTTTTCTATGATATCAAATGGCACCACCGGCAACCCGAGCAATTCGCCTTTATTTATATATTCGCGATCAACGGTGAAGCACGCTACTTCATAGGGAGAATCGTGGGTAAAATAGAAACAGGCAAGTTCGGCAAACAAACCATCTCCAAAAATGACCAGTCCTTCCATTTATGCGTCTCCTCGCTTTTTCATCCCTGAATCCGGCTGGACTCCTGTCCGGTGTTGACGGTCATAAACCTATCCCGCCCTGTTTCTTCCAAGACTTCCGTCTTCCAGTCGAGCATGGGCTGGACTACGCCGGGCTCGCGGCCAAACCATGCTCCGGGCCTTTCTTTGAAATCCGCGATATCAAAACAGACCGCACTCTTGTGCTCATAAATTACAGTACTTTTATCTTGCACGACCAAAAGCACGAATTTGTGCTGACCGCTATTCAGCAATTTACCCGGGAAATGACAGATACTACGGAGCAGGCCCGCAGGCATCGGCCGATCGGACCAGTCGGAATCAAATATGCTTGCCGTGGAGAATGCAATCAGCCCCTGATCGGTATATAGATGAAGAGTGATATGCAACTGCGCGTCCGGAACAAGATTCCAGTATTCCACCTCAACCCGGAAAGGTGTCTCCATGGTCATGGGCTCAGAAAGAGAACTTTGTTCGGGCCTGACCCGCACGCGGTGGATACGTACCATATCGTTGCCGGGAGCTTGGGTTGGATCCTCCCACACTTCCTCCGATAGGTTCGAGCTCTCGCCCACTCCGGCTACATAATCGGCCACCACTCTTCCGGCGGGACCATCATCGACTTTTTCCCCATTTTCAAGCCAAACGACCCGGCTGCACAGACTGTTCACCGCGATCATATTGTGGCTTACGAAAAGAACCGTCCGTCCCCCTTTCGCTACGTCGCCCATTTTTCCCAGACACTTCCTCTGGAATGGGGCGTCGCCTACGGCAAGGACTTCATCTACCAAAAGAATCTCCGGCTCAAGGTGAGCGGCTACGGCAAAGGCCAATCGGACATACATGCCGCTCGAATATCTTTTGACGGGGGTATCGATAAATCTTCCCGTTTCGGCGAAGGCTACGATTTCATCAAATTTTCTCTTTATCTCTTCCCTGGGCATTCCCAGAATGGCGCCGTTGAGGAAGACGTTCTCCCTTCCCGATAATTCAGGGTGAAATCCGGTCCCGACCTCGAGGAGACTTGCCACCTTTCCCTGCACTTTCATATGACCGGAAGTCGGCTCCGTGATGCGGCTCAATATTTTCAGTATCGTGCTTTTGCCCGCACCGTTGCGCCCTACAAACCCGACTATTTCCCCCTGCTTAACCTCAAAGGAGACGTCTTTCAGGGCCCAAACAATCTCCTTAGTCCTTGCATGGTTGCCTCGCCGCCTGAATAAAGTTTTGGCGCCTTCAGTGAGATGATCTTTTAAGGAATCCTGATATTTCCCCACGGAAATCTTGTACTGTTTTGAAAGATTTTCAACCTCTATAATAGTTTTCATCAGATCACATCCGCAAAAGTAAGAGACATCTTTCTGAAGAATAGAATTCCGCCCAGGAGCAAAAGGAGCACAACGGTAGAACTCATCATGATTGCATTCAAGTCAGGATTGGCCTTCCCCAGCAATGCCCATCGAAAACCCTCGATGACCCCTGTCATGGGATTAAGATTATAGAAGGGCCGCCACTTTTCCGGCACCATGCTGACGGGATACACGATGGGTGACGCGTACATCCATATCTGTGTGATAAAAGGGAGGGTATAGGCTATATCCCGATATCTGACGTTGAGCGCCGTAAGCCATAGCCCCACTGACAGCGCCGTCATTGCGGCAAGGAACAGGAAAAGGGGGATGGCAAGGATCGACCAACTCCAGACTACCCCATACCAAATGATCAGTCCGATGAGAATGATGAATGAAAGAATAAATTCCACAAGCGGAGAAAGCACGGCCGAAAAAGGTATGATCAGCCTGGGGAAATAGACCTTCGTGATGAGACTGGATTCATTGACGAGACTTGTGCCGCTCCGGCCTAAGGCCTGGGCGAAATAGGTCCATGGGACCAGTGCCGCGTACGCAAAAACAGGATATGGCACACCATCCGAGGGTATCTTCACGAAGGTGCCGAAGACGACGGTGAAAATAGCCATTGTAGTAAGAGGCTGCAGAATCGCCCATAACCCGCCTATTACTGTTTGTTTGTACCGTATTTTTACATCACGCCACACGAGAAAGTAAAGGAGCTCCCTATAGCGCCAGATATCGGCGAAACTGTCGCCGAAGGTTTTTTTTGTTATTCCCGATAATGCACAAGACAAATGCGTCATTTTCACCACCTTGATTCTTTTATTATGCTCCCGCACCGGCTATGCGACAATACGCATGTCGTGGGAGGGGCGCCTCATTCGGGGGAGGCGTTTCGTCCGACCCTGTTCCCTTCAATAGTGTAATCATGAGGGCGCAGCAAAAGGGGCGGCTATTTTTTAGAGGTACTTATCGACAAAACGGGGTATATAGCTTCGTTGTTTATTAAAAACTATCCCAAGCAGGGTGCCTCCGCTTTCAAGGATGAGCTCCTTTGCTTCCCGAGCTACCTGCCAGCGTGTTTTTTCCGCTTCCACGACCAGAATTACCCCGTCTACCCTTGCCACGATTGCGGGGCCGTCCGGAAGCGTAAGGGCCGGTGGAGAGTCAACGATGATCAAATCGAATTTTTCCTTAAGAGGCTTCCAGAACTCGCCGTCTGCTACCGCTTCAAGAATTTTTGGGGTACACATCGTCTGCTGGAAGAGGGGCAGCACGAAAAGGCTACTCTCCTCTACCTGGCACAGACATTTCTCGAGAGGTTCTTCCTGCTTTACCAGGGCCTCGACCTCCAATTCCGGCCTCAATCGCCGGAAGGCATTCAGTTCGGGGCGACTTCTGTCGAGGTCCACGAGTAGAACGGTTTTATCCATCCTCATGGCGGTTGTTCTTGCCAGTTCCCGGGCCACCGTCGATGCTCCCTCATTCGAGCGTGAGCCTACGACAAGGATGGACGGGTGCCTGACATCGGGCAAAGATGACCGGATCCTGTGGTAGAGAGTGACCATCTCCTCTTCCAATGGGCTTACCCCGGCTACGCTGTGGTGGCCATTCACCGGCCATTCAAAGACCGAACTCTCCCTAACCGGCGGGTTATCCACTACCAGGCCGTGTTCGAGGGCGTCAAATATTCTGCTCATTGAACCTCCTCTTATAAGCTTGCGGGCGGCCTGGATGCGGGTAGCCCTCGCGCTCATTCAAATTATTTTGATAAAGGTCCATATCGGCGCCTTTCAATTTCATTAATCGTTATCCGGCTTCCTCTCCGGCACAGTGACTTTTGGTAATGCTATAGTCGTGCCTGCGAGAATAAGGTTAGGATTCGTGATATGGGGGTTTTCCTTTCGAATCAGATTCATGATATCTGCATTGAAGTTTCCATAGGTCTGCTGCGCCAGCTTGGAAAGGCTGTCGCCCCTGGCTACGGTCCTTTTGGTAAGGGAAGGCTTATTAGGGGCGCTTGAAGAGGCGGGCCCGTCGGCAGCCGTGTGAGGTTGAGCGGTTTCTTTAAGGCCCTTTCCCGTATACTTCGCTTTCTGATCGACGGTTTCGGGGGCTGGCGCGCCAGAAGCAGACCGATGGGCTGCAACTGTTCCTTTGGTCTCCTCTTCCTTAAGGTTTTGGTCCCCGCCGTTGATTGATCTTCCTTGCTCGGCCGATACGAGCGGCTTTATTCTGCCGAGCACGCTTTCCTGATATGGCATGAGCCACATAACTCCCAGGATAAGTAAGGCCAGAGCGGATGTTCCTATAAGCCACCGTCTGAACAAAGGCAAAGGCTTCACGCCCTTTAAGTCGCGGATAACCTCAGTTGCAATCTTCTTCGTTATGGGCTTTTGATGATAACCGAATCCCGTGATAAGCGCGTTGTCGCAAAGGATATTGATGATCCGGGGGATTCCCATCGAAGCATCGATAATTCGCTTCAATGCAGAGGCTTTAAAGGTCCGCTCGGGCGAAGAGCCGGCTTTCGAAAGCCTGAACTTCATATACTCCAGACTCTCCTTTTTTGTGAGGGGCAGGATAGTTGAACGGATCGCGAGGCGCTGCTTCAGCGGGCGAAGCCTGTCGCTATCCAGAAGTTCGGCAAATTCCGGTTGCCCTACCAGAACTATTTGAATCAATTTATCTGTCGGAGTTTCGAAATTGGAAAGCATGCGTAAATTTTCCAGCGTATCGACCGGCATGTTTTGGGCTTCGTCAATGACCAAAACCACCGAATTGCCTGCCTGATATTCGTCGATCAGGAACTCATACAGTCCGTTCGCCATCTCCGTGGTGTCGTCACTTTCGAAGGTAAGCCCAAGCTCCCGGTAGACCGCTTTCAGAAGTTCCTGAAAAGTGAGCATGGCATTGAAAATGTAGATTATTTTCAGTCGCTTTTTTTGAACCGACTGCAAGTATGACCGGAGGATGGTTGTTTTGCCGACCCCAACACCCCCGATAATGGCGACAAAGCCTTTTCTCTGTTCTATGCCGTATATGATCGCCGCCAGGGCCTCTTTGTGGCTCGGGCTGAGGTAGAGGAATTTCGGGTCCGGCGTTATATGAAAAGGCGGCACGGAAAGGTTGTAAAAAGTTAAGTACATAAATCACCTTTTAACGGCACTATTCGAGTTACGGTTCGTTTTATACGGGTTTGCTCTTCAGATTTTTTAAAAATAGCAGCGGGCATCAGGCCTCACCAAGTCTCTTGTTGGGAATCGCAACCAACACGGGTATGTCGAGACGCCGTTCGGCGCCGTGTGGCAGGGTCATGCCTGAAGCCAGCAGTTCGAGAAGAAACGCAAGGCCGACGCCTCCCGCAATGCCAGCCAAAATACCGAAACCCATCATTTGCTCCTGGGTAAACCGCTGCTTCTTTTTCGCCGATCCTGACCAGGCCTTCTCGACCACACTTATTGCTGCCATCTTTCGACGGTCCATATCGTCCATGATCTGGGACTCTTCGAGTTTTTTTACGTAGGCCTGATGGCTTTGCTCATTCTCCGCCACTTCCCGCTTCAGGTTCTGAACGGTACGCCCGTGGGTATCGAGGGTCTGAATATCGGCTTCCAATTGCCGCGTCTGTTTATTCAGTCCTTCGATTCGCGTGTTTACGACGCTCACCTCACCTTCTGCCTTTTGAAATTCCGCCTGCCGAAGCATTTCAATATTTCTTCCTATCGAAGCCTTCGTGTGCTCTATTTCCTGGCGGACCGCCTGTACAGCCCTACTGCCGCTGGTATACTTATCCAACAGTTCCCGCTCTTTCTGCTCAAGCACGAGCAAAGGCGCCCTTATCTCCACGATAGTGGTGGGAATCCACGCAGAACTCTTTATCCACGCCGCTCTTTGCTGCAATTCCCCCCTCTGGGTCTGGGCTGCTCTCAGGCTCGCCTCTAGAGCACTCCGTTGGGAAATCAAAGTCGATCGCTGCTCTTCAAAGGAAAAGACCCCATATTTTTTTCTAAAATCGGCAAACTCACCCTCCGCCGAGCTCAGCTTTGTCTGAGTCGCCTTCATCTTATTTTCGAGAAAAGGAGTGCCTGCGCCGCTAAATACCTCCAGATGTTTCTCCTTAAAATAGTCTACAAGAAGGTTCACGGTTTTTGCCGCCAGCGACGGGTCCTTGTGGGCAAAAACGATTTCGATGAGGCTGGTCCCGGGCAGGATCGTCACTTTAAGGTCTTTCTCAATTTTCGCTACGGCTGCTTGCGTTCGCCTCAATCCCTCCTTCGGCACATTCCCGAGCTCGGGGTAGAGGTTCTCCGGTCCCGCGTTCTCTGCTGCCCTTGTAAGAACATCGCGGCTGGTCAGAATATTCATTTCACCGTTAAGGATAGCTTGAGGCGGTATTGAAGGCGCCGATGCAGATTTAGGTTCTTCCGGTCGCTGAAGGAACTCCCGTCCGAACTTCACGAGCAAAACGCTCTTTGCCTCATAAAGGCGTGGGAGGCTCCTGGCGTAAATGGTAACTCCGATAAATATCACGAGGAATGAAATGAGTATGATATATTTATGTTTGAAGATTATCGTAGCTACATCCCGTGCGTCCGTAAGGTCGACCGGTTTTCTTGAATGCTCTGTATACATACAAACCTCCAATACCCTAATGATTATTAACCGATTGACCAGCCCAATAGTACGTGAGAGGACTCCCCAGTCCCGGGATAACCCTGGTTATATATTCCTCCACCCATTTGTCGACCCTGGCGATATTCGATTTCGGCACATAAACGATGTCCATGGGCATAAGGGCGATATTCTGTTTGAAATCGCTCCCGTCTATCACCTTCCTTAGATCAACCATTGTCGCTGCGGGTTTGCCGTCAAAGTCCTTACGAATAACGATCACGTTGCTCAACCGTGCCGTCTCCCGGAGCCCTCCCGCTTGAGTGATGGCCGTCATTACTGTCGTGGCGCCTTTCAGTTCTATAAAACGCGGCCCGCCTACTTCGCCATCGACAAATACCTTTTGCTCGGCGTAGGTTCTCACATTAATAGCTATTTCCGGTTTATTGAGTTCGGAAGCGATCACTCTCATAATCCTCTCTCTTAATTGCAGGGGAGTCAAACCGGCCGCATTTACATCAGGTGCGAATTGCAATGAAACACGGCCATCGGGCCTTACCGGCAGGTTGAGCTCGTTGTATTCAGGGTGGAATGCAAATTTGACATCTATGACGTCACCAGGCACAATTACATACTCCTTTAGCGGATATGCCAGTGCATGCTGGTTCAAACTTGCAAAAGGAGCCGGATCAATAACCGCATTTGGCGCGCATGCCGCCAGGCCAATTATGATCGCCAAGACACTTATCCCTTTCAGCTTCCCCAATCTCATTTTTACTACCTCCTCATAAATGTTTATTTGCGGAATCTTCCGGGTGAATTGTTTAACTGGGATCCAAAAGATAGGCTACCGCCACTGGCCATGATGGCTTTGATTTGCTCTGCATCTGAATAACATCGTTGTAGTCATGTTTCGCTTTCATGAAGCTTCAAGTGCTTATGGTAAAAGTAACTGTTCCCGACTATCCTTTCTGTCCCCTAATATTGAATTGCTCCGTAAACACATTACCGAATCACGCGTCATCATTTTGATGACAGGTAATCAAGGGGGATTCTAAGACTTGTCACAGAGAGAGTTCGACTCACCGTTACCGAGTCCATGGGCCGTCGCATACTGGATGAGCTCATTCGTTCTTTTAAGGCCTGTCTTTTCAAGAATCCTGAGCCTGTAGGTTCTCACCGAGTTCGTGCTCACGTGAATCGTCTCCGATATTTCTCTAACGGTTTTCCCCTTGCCGAGCATACACATTACCTGAAATTCCCGGTTGGACAGCCGCTCGTGGGGCGCCTTTTGAGTGTCCGACTCGAAATCGACGAGGATCTTCTCAGCCAGCGCCGGACTCACATATTTTCCGCCGGATAATATTTTCCGGGCCGCCTCAACCAATTCATTCACCACAGCCCGCTTGGTTACATAGCCGCACGCCCCGCTCCTTAGCACGCGCATTCCGTATTCTTCTTCGGGATACATGCTGACGACAAGGACAGGGGTCTTTCGTTTGCCTTTTTTTACTTCCCCTAACACATCGAGCCCGTCCATGTCGGGAAGCGAAAGGTCAAGGATAATCAAATCAAAAGGGTTGTTACGGACCAATTCCAGAAGCTCGTGTCCTGTGGAGGCAAGGGCGATATTCACGGGAGCGAAATTCCTCAAAATAATCTCCTGCAGTCCCCTCAGCACCACCGGATGGTCATCGACGATCGCAACATTGATTATAGATCCGGCACCTTCTCTTATGGCAGTCACGCGACCTCCTTCTTTCCGACAACCTTATCGCTTACCCCTGTGTCATAGAGAGCTTGACGAGGCTCCATGGGCCGGTAGTTACGGCAACCAGCTTCCCCTTCCGACCCTCCCCCACGAGCCGGTTCACTAAATCATCAGAACCATCCATGGGATGCCGATACCTGTCTCCTGTCGCAGCACTCTACCCTCTTACAATAATCGGGATTACGGTCCTTGGCTGTCACGGAACTATGAATTGCTTTGTAGCTGTTATCACACACCCGATGTACGCATTTTCGTTGAAGAGCCATTCGGTTACCGTTCTCACTAGGTCCGTCACGCGCGAACGTCCGACGTAGGACATGATGGACCCTGAAGGTATTCATTGCAGCCGGTAAAGCGGAGACCTTGAAAACTGGACAAAAATAGATTCATTCGATGGAACGTGAGCTCAAGGTTACGGTAATGACGGAACCGGCTCAGAGGACTGATCTGCCTCACGTGCGGTTGTACGGAGTCGAGCTCCCATGGATGAAAATAGAAGAGATAGAAACCGTGGTTCTTGATAATCCGGTTCACGCCCCACATAAAAAGGGACGAGGGCCAAAACCTGAAATACCCACCGCCTCCCCACGGAATTGTGAGACTCTTGAATTGGAGATTACTGATGGGAAGCTCCATCAATCCACTATTCGAGACATAATGGCCGTTATCGGGGTCCTTGTGTATCAACTGCAATTGACCATACCGACTACTGACGGCCGCACGGTTCCAGCTTGAGTCATATCGATACCCTTCCTCCTGCAAAAGGTCCATGACGCGATCGCTAATCGAGAAAGCGGGCGCCCTGTAGCCCTTGACCGGGGCGCCGGTAATGTCTTCGAGAAGCGCCTTGCTTCGGTGAAAATCCTCTTTAAGCTCTGTCTCCGAAAGGAATGGGCAAAGGCTGTGGGCATAGCCATGGGAAGCAATCTCATGGCCCCGGGAGTGAATCTCCCTCACCAGGTCAGGATGTCGCTCTCCAGTCCAGCCAAGGACGAAAAAGGTAGCCTGCACATCGTAATGATCAAAGAGCTCGAGAAGAATTCTCGTATTCATTTGAACTTTTTGGGCGCAGGAGTCCCATCTCTTCAGAGGGTACGCCTGCCGCAGGTTTTCCACCTGAAACCAATCTTCCACGTCGACGGTGAGGATGATGGTATTGGCCATATTCATGGGATCAACGGTTGTTCCCGTTTCTCCTGCGGTTCCATGTCTATCTCGATCCTTGAGAAAGTATGACCACTCCAACCGTTCTCAGCAGAATCTTCAGGTCGAGAAGGGGCGACATGTTCTTGATGTAGTAAAGATCTGCTTCCAGCTTATCCAGGGCATCATCCACCGATGCGCCGTACCTGAGGATAACCTGGGCCCAGCCCGTGACGCCGGGTTTGACCGTATGCCGCACCGAGTAATGGGGCACTTCTTTCTCGAGCACATTTACAAATTCAGGACGTTCAGGGCGAGGGCCTATGAAGCTCATTTCCCCTTTAAGGATGTTCCAGAGTTGAGGGAGCTCATCTATACGGAACTTTCTCAGGTAGTGACCTATCCTGGTCACTCTGGGGTCGCCCTCTTCGGCCCAACGGGCGCCGTTTGCCTCGGCATCCTGCCGCATGGAGCGGAATTTTATGATAGTGAATACCTTGCCGTCCTTCCCCACCCTTGCTTGCCGGTAAAACACGGGACCTTGTGAATCACATTTTATGAAGGCGGCAATAAAGAAGAGTAC includes the following:
- a CDS encoding polysaccharide biosynthesis/export family protein, translating into MRLGKLKGISVLAIIIGLAACAPNAVIDPAPFASLNQHALAYPLKEYVIVPGDVIDVKFAFHPEYNELNLPVRPDGRVSLQFAPDVNAAGLTPLQLRERIMRVIASELNKPEIAINVRTYAEQKVFVDGEVGGPRFIELKGATTVMTAITQAGGLRETARLSNVIVIRKDFDGKPAATMVDLRKVIDGSDFKQNIALMPMDIVYVPKSNIARVDKWVEEYITRVIPGLGSPLTYYWAGQSVNNH
- a CDS encoding ABC transporter ATP-binding protein is translated as MKTIIEVENLSKQYKISVGKYQDSLKDHLTEGAKTLFRRRGNHARTKEIVWALKDVSFEVKQGEIVGFVGRNGAGKSTILKILSRITEPTSGHMKVQGKVASLLEVGTGFHPELSGRENVFLNGAILGMPREEIKRKFDEIVAFAETGRFIDTPVKRYSSGMYVRLAFAVAAHLEPEILLVDEVLAVGDAPFQRKCLGKMGDVAKGGRTVLFVSHNMIAVNSLCSRVVWLENGEKVDDGPAGRVVADYVAGVGESSNLSEEVWEDPTQAPGNDMVRIHRVRVRPEQSSLSEPMTMETPFRVEVEYWNLVPDAQLHITLHLYTDQGLIAFSTASIFDSDWSDRPMPAGLLRSICHFPGKLLNSGQHKFVLLVVQDKSTVIYEHKSAVCFDIADFKERPGAWFGREPGVVQPMLDWKTEVLEETGRDRFMTVNTGQESSRIQG
- a CDS encoding AAA family ATPase; the protein is MYLTFYNLSVPPFHITPDPKFLYLSPSHKEALAAIIYGIEQRKGFVAIIGGVGVGKTTILRSYLQSVQKKRLKIIYIFNAMLTFQELLKAVYRELGLTFESDDTTEMANGLYEFLIDEYQAGNSVVLVIDEAQNMPVDTLENLRMLSNFETPTDKLIQIVLVGQPEFAELLDSDRLRPLKQRLAIRSTILPLTKKESLEYMKFRLSKAGSSPERTFKASALKRIIDASMGIPRIINILCDNALITGFGYHQKPITKKIATEVIRDLKGVKPLPLFRRWLIGTSALALLILGVMWLMPYQESVLGRIKPLVSAEQGRSINGGDQNLKEEETKGTVAAHRSASGAPAPETVDQKAKYTGKGLKETAQPHTAADGPASSSAPNKPSLTKRTVARGDSLSKLAQQTYGNFNADIMNLIRKENPHITNPNLILAGTTIALPKVTVPERKPDND
- a CDS encoding CpsD/CapB family tyrosine-protein kinase, producing the protein MSRIFDALEHGLVVDNPPVRESSVFEWPVNGHHSVAGVSPLEEEMVTLYHRIRSSLPDVRHPSILVVGSRSNEGASTVARELARTTAMRMDKTVLLVDLDRSRPELNAFRRLRPELEVEALVKQEEPLEKCLCQVEESSLFVLPLFQQTMCTPKILEAVADGEFWKPLKEKFDLIIVDSPPALTLPDGPAIVARVDGVILVVEAEKTRWQVAREAKELILESGGTLLGIVFNKQRSYIPRFVDKYL
- a CDS encoding response regulator transcription factor; the encoded protein is MTAIREGAGSIINVAIVDDHPVVLRGLQEIILRNFAPVNIALASTGHELLELVRNNPFDLIILDLSLPDMDGLDVLGEVKKGKRKTPVLVVSMYPEEEYGMRVLRSGACGYVTKRAVVNELVEAARKILSGGKYVSPALAEKILVDFESDTQKAPHERLSNREFQVMCMLGKGKTVREISETIHVSTNSVRTYRLRILEKTGLKRTNELIQYATAHGLGNGESNSLCDKS
- a CDS encoding ABC transporter permease, with the translated sequence MTHLSCALSGITKKTFGDSFADIWRYRELLYFLVWRDVKIRYKQTVIGGLWAILQPLTTMAIFTVVFGTFVKIPSDGVPYPVFAYAALVPWTYFAQALGRSGTSLVNESSLITKVYFPRLIIPFSAVLSPLVEFILSFIILIGLIIWYGVVWSWSILAIPLFLFLAAMTALSVGLWLTALNVRYRDIAYTLPFITQIWMYASPIVYPVSMVPEKWRPFYNLNPMTGVIEGFRWALLGKANPDLNAIMMSSTVVLLLLLGGILFFRKMSLTFADVI